Proteins from one Rhodoflexus caldus genomic window:
- the mreC gene encoding rod shape-determining protein MreC: protein METIAWGLIQGSNAYQSAFFFTLTNNIASSFNQARESVFQYLYLQKQNEVLAEENALLLKRLAQRSTAGSEKRPDSLYTGGYSFIAARVIQNSVAFENNFIILDKGTNDGIEPGMGVITANGVVGKIRSCTQNASVAYSFLHNDLSVSARVKRLGVLGTLKWGRSNITEADLLYIGQHEKIALGDTVVTAGFNAVYPPDLPLGVISHINYGSSAIGGNAFLDLKVRLNTNYATLNHVYIVKHKLAEQINKLKQQVAIPKTD from the coding sequence TTGGAAACGATAGCCTGGGGGCTGATACAAGGTAGCAACGCATACCAAAGTGCCTTTTTTTTCACATTGACCAACAACATAGCCTCCTCCTTTAATCAGGCAAGGGAGTCGGTATTTCAATATCTCTACCTGCAAAAACAAAATGAGGTATTGGCAGAAGAAAATGCGCTGCTCCTGAAAAGGCTGGCGCAGCGCAGCACAGCAGGCAGCGAAAAACGCCCCGATTCACTCTATACCGGAGGATACAGTTTTATTGCCGCACGTGTCATTCAAAATTCGGTAGCCTTTGAAAACAATTTCATCATCCTTGACAAAGGAACCAACGACGGGATAGAACCCGGCATGGGGGTTATTACGGCCAATGGCGTGGTTGGCAAAATACGGTCGTGCACGCAGAACGCATCTGTGGCCTACTCATTTCTGCACAACGACCTAAGCGTATCTGCACGAGTAAAGCGGTTGGGTGTTTTAGGCACGCTCAAATGGGGGCGCAGCAACATCACGGAAGCCGACCTGCTCTACATAGGTCAGCACGAAAAAATAGCCCTTGGCGATACCGTTGTTACTGCCGGTTTCAATGCGGTTTATCCCCCCGATTTACCGTTAGGGGTTATCTCTCATATCAACTACGGTTCTTCGGCTATCGGAGGAAATGCCTTTTTGGACTTAAAAGTGCGGCTCAACACCAACTATGCTACGCTGAACCATGTTTACATTGTCAAACATAAGCTGGCCGAACAAATCAACAAGCTCAAACAACAGGTAGCCATCCCAAAAACAGATTAA
- the dnaK gene encoding molecular chaperone DnaK: MGKIIGIDLGTTNSCVAVMEGNEPTVIVNSEGKRTTPSIVAFMDNGERKVGDPAKRQAITNPKNTVMSIKRFMGKKFNDVQGELATVSYTVERGNNDTPRVRIKDRLYTPQEISAMILQKMKATAEEYLGTTVTEAVITVPAYFNDAERQATKEAGQIAGLDVKRIINEPTAAALAYGLDKKHKDMKIAVFDLGGGTFDISILELGDGVFEVKSTDGDIHLGGDDFDQCIINWLADEFQKDEGVDLRKDPMALQRLKEAAEKAKIELSSSSTADINLPYIMPVDGIPKHLVRTLSRSKFEQLVDHLVQRTLEPCRRAMKNAGMTPADIDEVILVGGSTRIPKIQEEVEKFFGKKPSKGVNPDEVVAIGAAIQGGVLTGEVKDVLLLDVTPLSLGIETMGGVFTKLIEANTTIPTKKSQIFSTAADNQPSVEIHVLQGERAMAKDNRTIGRFHLDGIPPAPRGVPQIEVTFDIDANGILNVSAMDLGTQKKQHIRIEASSGLTEQEIQRMRDEARANEAADKAEKEKIEKVNAADSMIFQTEKQLKEYGDKLSAGNKSAIEAALADLRNAHAQKDVAAIDRAMEALNGAWNAASQEIYQAAGANASTDGNAAGANGTAGNSSNPDVTDVDYEEVQK; this comes from the coding sequence ATGGGAAAAATCATAGGCATTGACCTTGGTACAACAAACTCTTGCGTGGCAGTAATGGAAGGTAACGAGCCTACCGTTATTGTAAACAGCGAAGGCAAACGCACAACGCCTTCCATCGTAGCTTTTATGGACAACGGCGAACGAAAAGTTGGCGACCCTGCTAAACGTCAGGCAATTACCAACCCTAAAAATACGGTAATGTCCATCAAACGCTTCATGGGTAAAAAATTTAACGACGTGCAAGGCGAACTTGCTACCGTTTCCTACACAGTGGAACGCGGTAACAACGATACGCCACGCGTGCGTATCAAAGACCGCCTCTACACGCCGCAGGAAATTTCTGCTATGATTCTTCAGAAAATGAAGGCCACCGCAGAAGAATACTTGGGCACTACCGTAACCGAAGCGGTTATTACAGTACCTGCTTACTTCAACGATGCAGAACGTCAGGCAACCAAAGAAGCCGGACAAATTGCGGGTTTGGATGTAAAACGCATTATTAACGAGCCTACGGCCGCAGCATTGGCTTACGGCTTGGATAAGAAGCACAAAGACATGAAAATCGCCGTATTTGACCTTGGCGGCGGTACTTTTGATATTTCCATCCTCGAACTTGGCGATGGCGTATTTGAAGTAAAATCTACCGACGGCGATATCCACTTGGGTGGCGACGACTTTGACCAGTGCATTATCAACTGGCTGGCAGATGAGTTCCAGAAAGACGAAGGCGTAGACCTGCGCAAAGACCCGATGGCACTCCAACGCCTGAAAGAAGCGGCTGAAAAAGCTAAAATAGAGTTGTCAAGTTCTTCAACGGCAGATATCAACCTGCCTTACATTATGCCTGTAGACGGCATTCCGAAGCACTTGGTACGCACGCTGAGCCGTTCTAAGTTCGAGCAGTTGGTTGACCACTTGGTACAGCGCACATTGGAGCCTTGCCGCCGCGCCATGAAAAATGCCGGTATGACTCCTGCTGATATTGACGAGGTGATTTTGGTAGGTGGTTCTACCCGTATTCCGAAAATTCAGGAAGAAGTTGAAAAATTCTTCGGCAAAAAGCCTTCTAAGGGCGTAAACCCCGACGAAGTAGTGGCGATTGGTGCAGCTATCCAAGGCGGTGTATTGACAGGTGAAGTAAAAGACGTACTCTTGCTGGACGTAACTCCGCTGTCGTTGGGTATTGAAACCATGGGTGGCGTATTTACCAAACTGATTGAAGCAAATACAACCATTCCGACCAAGAAATCACAGATTTTCTCTACGGCGGCCGACAACCAGCCTTCAGTGGAAATCCACGTGTTGCAAGGCGAGCGTGCCATGGCAAAAGACAACCGCACCATCGGTCGCTTCCACTTGGATGGTATTCCACCTGCACCGCGCGGTGTTCCGCAAATCGAGGTAACATTTGATATCGATGCCAACGGTATCCTGAACGTTTCAGCGATGGATTTGGGCACACAGAAGAAACAGCACATCCGTATTGAGGCTTCTTCCGGTCTGACCGAACAGGAAATCCAGCGCATGCGCGATGAGGCACGCGCCAATGAGGCAGCAGATAAGGCTGAGAAAGAGAAAATAGAGAAAGTCAATGCGGCAGACTCTATGATTTTCCAAACCGAGAAGCAGTTGAAAGAATACGGCGACAAGCTCTCGGCAGGCAACAAGTCAGCCATTGAAGCAGCTTTGGCCGACCTTCGCAATGCACATGCGCAGAAAGACGTGGCAGCCATAGACCGCGCCATGGAAGCCCTGAACGGTGCATGGAACGCAGCATCTCAGGAAATCTACCAAGCCGCAGGTGCTAATGCCTCAACCGATGGCAACGCAGCAGGCGCAAACGGTACGGCAGGTAACAGCAGCAACCCGGATGTTACCGATGTAGATTACGAAGAAGTACAGAAGTAA
- a CDS encoding RNA polymerase sigma factor, whose product MTASEFSHSIKDMTSSLKPFAMKLTKDVEEANDLLQETMLKAFINREKFAEGTNLKAWLYTIMKNTFITNYQRLVRRNTFIDSTENLHYINSSANITHNLAFSAFMMADINKAIEHLDETYRMPFMMHFRGFKYHEIADKLQIPIGTVKNRIHIARKELKEKLSIYATNMN is encoded by the coding sequence ATGACAGCATCAGAATTCAGCCATTCAATTAAAGATATGACTTCATCGCTGAAACCATTTGCGATGAAGCTCACCAAAGACGTGGAGGAGGCGAATGACCTCTTACAGGAAACGATGCTGAAAGCTTTTATCAATCGTGAAAAGTTTGCAGAAGGTACTAACCTGAAAGCATGGCTTTATACGATTATGAAGAATACTTTCATTACTAACTATCAGCGATTAGTACGTCGTAATACGTTTATTGACTCTACCGAGAATTTGCACTACATCAATTCATCGGCAAACATTACGCATAATTTGGCATTTTCCGCATTTATGATGGCTGATATCAATAAAGCTATCGAACATCTGGATGAGACTTATCGTATGCCGTTTATGATGCATTTCCGCGGGTTTAAATACCATGAAATAGCAGATAAATTGCAAATACCTATCGGTACGGTAAAAAACCGCATCCATATTGCCCGCAAAGAGTTGAAGGAAAAACTGAGCATTTACGCCACTAATATGAATTAG
- a CDS encoding NAD(P)/FAD-dependent oxidoreductase: MEIRTFAPPEVRPVLQLKAIPQLKAQSEIAVVGAGAFGGWTALHLLRQGYRVTLIDAFGPGNSRASSGDETRVIRSTYGANETYFDLNRRALQLWQENQERWGKKLFHRTGVLWLCYHEQMPFIEATMPFMAKHGLAYEYLSADEAAYRYPLINFTDLHHAVFDADAGYLMAREGCRAVAEAFIEEGGRYIQAQAAPMSVNHNQLAGIKLSNGSTVQAQAYVWACGAWLGYLFPEILGKVITATRQEVYYFGVPENSSEAWEQLPVWIDWDNGDEFFYGIPGSRHRGFKVAYDKRGEEVHPTHMERQPTPSLIEKSRLFLAHRFPGMAHAPLAEARVCQYENSPDGNFILDRHPEAENCWFLGGGSGHGYKHGPAIGEWAAQIITGKKPLAALFSLARPAIAQV; the protein is encoded by the coding sequence ATGGAAATCAGAACTTTTGCGCCACCCGAAGTGCGCCCTGTATTGCAACTGAAAGCCATTCCTCAACTGAAAGCGCAATCGGAAATTGCCGTTGTCGGGGCAGGTGCTTTTGGTGGTTGGACAGCCTTGCATCTGTTGCGGCAGGGCTACCGCGTAACGCTGATAGATGCTTTCGGCCCTGGCAACTCGCGAGCGAGCTCAGGCGATGAAACCCGTGTGATTCGCAGCACTTACGGAGCCAATGAAACCTATTTTGACCTCAACAGGCGCGCCTTGCAACTCTGGCAGGAAAATCAGGAGCGATGGGGCAAGAAACTGTTTCATCGGACAGGGGTTCTATGGCTTTGTTACCATGAGCAAATGCCCTTTATTGAAGCTACCATGCCTTTTATGGCGAAGCACGGGCTCGCTTATGAATACCTTTCAGCGGATGAGGCCGCTTACCGCTACCCGCTGATTAATTTCACCGACCTTCATCATGCGGTTTTTGATGCGGATGCAGGCTATTTAATGGCGCGCGAGGGATGCCGAGCAGTGGCTGAAGCCTTTATAGAAGAGGGCGGGCGTTACATACAGGCACAGGCTGCACCTATGTCTGTCAATCACAATCAGTTAGCAGGCATCAAATTATCCAATGGCAGTACTGTACAGGCGCAGGCATATGTATGGGCATGTGGTGCGTGGTTGGGTTATCTGTTCCCCGAAATTTTGGGAAAGGTGATTACAGCTACCCGTCAGGAGGTGTACTATTTTGGCGTTCCCGAAAATTCTTCGGAGGCATGGGAGCAACTGCCGGTATGGATAGATTGGGACAATGGCGATGAGTTTTTTTATGGCATCCCCGGCAGTAGGCATCGGGGTTTTAAGGTGGCTTACGATAAGCGCGGGGAAGAGGTGCATCCTACGCACATGGAGCGGCAGCCAACCCCTTCACTGATAGAAAAATCGCGTCTTTTTTTGGCACATCGCTTTCCGGGGATGGCTCATGCACCGCTGGCAGAGGCGCGCGTGTGTCAGTATGAGAACTCCCCCGACGGGAACTTTATTTTAGACCGTCATCCTGAGGCAGAAAACTGTTGGTTTTTAGGCGGCGGCAGCGGGCACGGCTACAAACACGGCCCTGCTATTGGCGAATGGGCAGCGCAAATTATTACAGGTAAAAAGCCTTTGGCAGCGTTGTTTAGCCTTGCAAGACCGGCCATTGCACAAGTGTAG
- the nqrE gene encoding NADH:ubiquinone reductase (Na(+)-transporting) subunit E: MELISLGVRSIFIDNMIFAYFLGMCSYLAVSKKVPTALGLGLAVIFVLTTTVPLNWLIVNYLLKPGALSWISPQFAEVDLSFLSFIVFIAVIAGFVQLTEMAVEKFAPALYGALGIFLPLIAVNCSILGAALFMQGRPYNFAEATVYGFSSGIGWLIAIVALAAIREKLRYSNVPKPLKGLGITFILVGLMSLGFLSFMGITL; the protein is encoded by the coding sequence ATGGAACTGATTAGCTTAGGGGTTCGCTCCATATTCATAGACAACATGATTTTCGCCTACTTTTTGGGTATGTGCTCTTATTTGGCCGTATCTAAAAAGGTGCCTACTGCCTTAGGTTTGGGGTTGGCGGTTATCTTCGTACTGACAACAACCGTTCCGCTGAACTGGCTTATCGTAAACTATCTGTTGAAGCCCGGAGCCTTGTCGTGGATTAGCCCCCAATTTGCGGAAGTAGATTTGTCATTCCTTTCATTCATCGTATTCATTGCCGTTATTGCCGGTTTCGTGCAATTGACAGAAATGGCGGTAGAGAAATTTGCGCCTGCCCTGTATGGCGCTTTGGGTATCTTCCTGCCTTTGATTGCGGTAAACTGCTCAATTTTGGGTGCGGCATTATTTATGCAAGGCCGCCCCTACAATTTTGCAGAGGCAACTGTGTATGGTTTCAGTTCCGGTATCGGCTGGCTGATTGCCATTGTGGCGCTTGCGGCTATCCGTGAGAAACTGCGCTATTCCAACGTGCCTAAGCCGTTGAAAGGACTGGGTATTACCTTTATTTTGGTAGGTCTGATGTCGCTTGGCTTTTTGAGCTTTATGGGCATTACCCTGTAA
- a CDS encoding NADH:ubiquinone reductase (Na(+)-transporting) subunit D: MSAQTETAVKAQPSEPLFSKKNRKLLVDPLDGNNPITVQVLGICSALAVTVQVKPAFVMALGVTFVASFSSLFISLLRNTIPTRIRIIVQLAVVASWVVIVDQVLKAYVYDVSKQLSVFVGLIITNCIIMGRLEAFALGNKPWPSFLDGIGNGIGYGVILIIVAFFRELLGSGSVFGIKLLGADSLTGLPYQGNGLMMLPAGACIVIGLLIWAQRARNGYSEDH, from the coding sequence ATGAGCGCACAAACTGAAACCGCGGTAAAAGCGCAGCCGTCTGAGCCGCTTTTTTCAAAGAAAAATCGCAAACTATTAGTTGACCCGTTAGATGGCAACAACCCCATCACCGTTCAGGTATTGGGTATTTGTTCGGCACTGGCGGTAACGGTGCAAGTGAAGCCTGCCTTTGTAATGGCATTGGGGGTTACTTTCGTTGCAAGTTTCTCCAGTTTGTTTATTTCACTGCTCCGCAATACGATTCCTACCCGCATACGTATCATCGTGCAGTTGGCGGTAGTGGCAAGCTGGGTAGTTATTGTCGACCAAGTGCTGAAAGCCTATGTATATGATGTTTCCAAACAACTTTCTGTATTCGTTGGTCTAATTATTACGAACTGTATCATCATGGGTCGTTTGGAAGCCTTTGCTTTGGGCAATAAGCCATGGCCTTCTTTCCTTGATGGTATCGGTAACGGTATCGGCTACGGTGTGATTCTGATTATTGTAGCTTTCTTCCGTGAGTTGTTAGGCTCAGGCTCTGTTTTCGGCATCAAATTGCTGGGCGCAGACAGCCTCACCGGTCTGCCTTATCAGGGCAACGGCCTGATGATGTTGCCTGCCGGTGCTTGTATTGTCATTGGCCTGCTGATTTGGGCACAACGTGCACGCAACGGTTACTCCGAAGACCATTAA
- the nqrC gene encoding NADH:ubiquinone reductase (Na(+)-transporting) subunit C encodes MQQSNFYILAYTAGLTIICGLLLAVTATGLKPRQDENIALEQKRNILASVMTLKETDDVKAIYEKRVKSYVVDFEGEVKEGVKAESVVAADEYKKPKEDRLYPVYEIVSETNPNKAEFYVFPVYGFGLWDNIWGFVALQEDMNTIKGVKFEHKGETPGLGARIATEEIQARYVGKKIFEGNEIVSVAMQKGEGQDYSNNPHQVDGMSGATITGKGVNKMLLEYFGGYYNFIKSKTNKVSLNQ; translated from the coding sequence GTGCAACAGTCTAATTTTTATATCTTAGCTTATACAGCAGGCCTTACCATTATTTGCGGCCTGTTGCTGGCGGTTACAGCAACCGGATTGAAACCCCGTCAAGATGAAAACATCGCTCTGGAGCAGAAGAGAAACATTCTTGCTTCTGTAATGACGCTCAAAGAAACAGACGATGTAAAAGCCATCTATGAAAAACGCGTGAAGTCTTATGTGGTTGATTTTGAAGGAGAAGTGAAAGAGGGTGTTAAGGCTGAAAGCGTTGTGGCTGCCGACGAGTACAAGAAGCCCAAAGAAGACCGTTTGTATCCGGTTTATGAAATTGTTTCCGAGACCAACCCCAACAAGGCAGAATTTTATGTATTCCCTGTGTATGGTTTCGGCCTTTGGGACAATATCTGGGGCTTTGTTGCCTTGCAGGAAGACATGAATACTATCAAGGGTGTAAAATTTGAACACAAGGGTGAGACTCCGGGATTAGGTGCTCGCATCGCAACCGAGGAAATTCAAGCTCGCTATGTCGGCAAAAAGATATTTGAGGGCAACGAAATTGTTTCGGTAGCAATGCAAAAAGGTGAAGGCCAAGATTACAGCAACAACCCGCATCAAGTGGACGGCATGTCCGGTGCTACAATTACCGGTAAAGGCGTAAACAAAATGTTGTTGGAGTATTTCGGCGGTTATTACAACTTCATCAAGTCTAAAACCAACAAAGTAAGTCTCAACCAATAA
- a CDS encoding NADH:ubiquinone reductase (Na(+)-transporting) subunit B, translating to MNFLHHLLEKQRPLFEKGGKFERFYYVFEAAETFMFTPPSTTPARGTQIRDAIDLKRMMMTVVVAMLPCLIYGMWNAGHQHYLAIGQEADFMTKFMLGLKHTLPIILVAYAAGGLVETVFAVMRKHPINEGFLVTGMLIPLVMPITIPLWQVAVATIFAVLVAKEVFGGTGMNILNVALTARAFLYFAYPTDISGSVWTLLDGASTVDGYSGATALAIIAETSTAQGSGFTPGAAVAALNGTSWAPGLFSFENLFMGAIPGSIGETSTLMCLIGAAILIATGVGSWKIIVSVFAGAYLTGLLVNAVAVNAYMDLPAHYHLVIGGLAFGAVFMATDPVSAAHTETGKWIYGFFIGFFTVIIRVFNPAYPEGIMLAILLMNVFAPLIDYYVVQANKNRRLSRATV from the coding sequence ATGAATTTCTTACATCATCTATTAGAAAAGCAACGCCCGCTTTTTGAAAAAGGCGGCAAATTTGAACGATTCTACTACGTGTTTGAGGCAGCAGAAACTTTCATGTTTACGCCTCCGTCAACCACTCCGGCTCGCGGCACGCAAATTCGTGATGCGATTGATTTGAAGCGAATGATGATGACCGTAGTAGTTGCCATGTTGCCGTGCTTGATTTACGGTATGTGGAATGCCGGCCATCAGCACTATCTGGCAATTGGTCAGGAAGCTGACTTCATGACCAAGTTTATGCTGGGCTTGAAACATACGCTGCCTATCATATTGGTTGCCTATGCTGCCGGTGGTTTGGTAGAAACTGTTTTTGCGGTTATGCGCAAACACCCCATCAATGAAGGTTTCTTGGTAACAGGTATGCTGATTCCTTTGGTAATGCCTATTACCATTCCTCTGTGGCAGGTTGCCGTAGCAACTATTTTTGCCGTATTGGTAGCCAAAGAAGTATTTGGCGGTACAGGCATGAATATTCTCAATGTTGCTCTGACAGCCCGTGCATTCCTCTACTTTGCTTATCCTACCGATATTTCAGGTTCTGTATGGACGCTGCTGGACGGTGCATCTACCGTAGACGGTTATTCAGGTGCAACAGCCCTTGCCATCATCGCCGAAACTTCTACGGCTCAGGGAAGTGGATTTACACCGGGCGCTGCCGTAGCAGCACTGAACGGTACTTCATGGGCTCCCGGCCTGTTCTCTTTTGAGAACTTGTTCATGGGCGCAATTCCGGGCTCTATCGGTGAAACCTCAACCCTGATGTGCTTAATCGGTGCAGCTATTTTGATTGCTACGGGTGTAGGCAGTTGGAAAATTATTGTGAGCGTATTTGCAGGAGCTTATCTGACAGGTCTGCTTGTAAATGCAGTAGCCGTTAATGCCTATATGGACTTGCCTGCTCACTATCATCTGGTAATTGGCGGTTTGGCATTTGGTGCGGTCTTTATGGCAACTGACCCTGTATCGGCCGCTCATACAGAAACAGGAAAGTGGATTTACGGTTTCTTTATCGGCTTCTTTACCGTGATTATCCGTGTATTTAATCCGGCATATCCCGAGGGCATCATGTTGGCAATATTGCTGATGAATGTATTCGCTCCACTGATTGATTATTACGTAGTTCAAGCAAACAAAAACAGGAGATTGAGCCGTGCAACAGTCTAA
- a CDS encoding Na(+)-translocating NADH-quinone reductase subunit A, translated as MSEVIKLKKGFNINLAGKAATQLAEHTPETVAIKFDDFPGLYRPKILVKEGDAVKAGAPLFFDKAIEKVIYASPVSGEVVAVKRGEKRKPIEIVILCDKTTEYVEHRKFTISDIASMSAEDALNHMVGSGVWPQVVQRPYAIVADPDVAPKNIFISTFDTSPLAPDYDFLFKGQEQYFQAGIDVLRKVGKCDVHIGLNAGAEVSKVFGGVKNAKLHKFIGPHPAGNVGVQIHHIDPINKGDVVWTLHPYGVIQIGKLFMEGRYDASKTIAVVGSEVKQPQYYRTVLGANISKLVAGNLKSDHVRYISGNVLCGQKIAADGHIGFYDHMLTVIPEGDKPRFFLTDGWLAPIAKRLSFHRALGLLSFLNGSNKEYVLDTSTNGEERAFVATGTFEQVVPMDILPMHLIKAILANDYDGMEALGIYEVAEEDLALCEFIDVSKQPIQQIIREGINMMRES; from the coding sequence ATGTCAGAGGTAATCAAGCTCAAAAAAGGGTTCAATATCAACTTAGCAGGTAAGGCGGCTACCCAACTTGCTGAACATACTCCCGAAACAGTAGCCATTAAATTTGATGATTTTCCGGGTTTATATCGTCCGAAAATCCTTGTAAAAGAAGGTGATGCAGTAAAAGCAGGCGCGCCTCTGTTCTTCGACAAGGCCATAGAAAAAGTCATTTATGCTTCTCCTGTGAGCGGTGAGGTGGTGGCTGTTAAGCGCGGCGAAAAACGCAAGCCCATCGAAATCGTTATTTTGTGCGACAAAACGACAGAATACGTAGAACATCGCAAATTTACCATATCCGATATTGCGAGCATGAGCGCCGAAGATGCGCTTAACCATATGGTAGGCAGCGGCGTATGGCCACAAGTTGTGCAGCGCCCTTATGCGATTGTGGCTGACCCTGACGTAGCACCCAAAAACATTTTCATTTCTACCTTCGATACCAGTCCCTTAGCTCCCGACTATGACTTCTTGTTTAAAGGACAGGAGCAATATTTTCAGGCAGGTATAGATGTGCTGCGTAAAGTAGGCAAGTGCGATGTCCACATCGGTCTGAATGCAGGAGCAGAGGTTTCCAAAGTATTTGGCGGTGTAAAAAATGCCAAGTTGCACAAATTTATAGGGCCTCATCCTGCCGGAAACGTAGGTGTGCAAATTCATCACATAGACCCTATTAATAAAGGAGATGTAGTTTGGACGCTCCATCCTTACGGCGTTATTCAAATCGGTAAGTTGTTTATGGAAGGCCGCTACGATGCTTCCAAAACCATTGCCGTTGTTGGTTCGGAAGTTAAACAGCCGCAATATTACAGAACCGTTCTGGGAGCAAACATCAGCAAATTAGTTGCCGGCAACCTGAAAAGCGACCACGTGCGCTATATCAGCGGCAATGTGCTGTGTGGTCAGAAAATTGCTGCCGACGGGCACATCGGTTTCTATGACCACATGCTTACCGTCATTCCTGAGGGTGATAAGCCTCGCTTCTTCCTGACCGACGGTTGGTTAGCGCCTATTGCCAAGCGTTTGAGCTTCCATCGTGCGCTTGGTTTGCTGTCATTCCTGAACGGCAGCAATAAAGAATATGTGCTCGACACAAGCACTAACGGCGAAGAGCGTGCATTCGTAGCTACCGGCACTTTCGAGCAGGTTGTGCCAATGGATATCCTTCCGATGCACCTGATAAAAGCCATTCTGGCAAACGACTATGACGGCATGGAAGCGCTTGGCATCTATGAAGTAGCCGAAGAAGACCTTGCGCTATGTGAGTTTATAGATGTGTCTAAACAACCCATCCAGCAAATCATTCGTGAAGGCATCAATATGATGCGTGAATCCTAA